In Aspergillus nidulans FGSC A4 chromosome II, a single window of DNA contains:
- a CDS encoding lytic polysaccharide monooxygenase auxiliary activity family 9 protein (transcript_id=CADANIAT00005246), whose protein sequence is MKGAGSASFLLTLLSTITRTSAHGYVSNIVINGVSYRGWLPSQDPYSPSPPIGVGWETPNLSNGFVTPEEASTDAIICHKEATPARGHATVAAGDKIYIQWQPIPWPDSHHGPVLDYLAPCNGDCQTVDKNSLEFFKISGVGLIDGSSPPGYWADDELIENGNGWLVQIPADIKPGNYVLRHEIIALHGAGSQNGAQLYPQCFNLKITGSGTAEPAGVPGPELYSPTDPGILINIYQVLTDYVVPGPTPIPQAVEVAQSSSVITATGTPTPV, encoded by the coding sequence ATGAAAGGCGCCGGCTCTGCTTCCTTTCTCCTAACCCTTCTCAGCACGATCACCCGCACCTCCGCCCACGGGTATGTCTCCAACATCGTGATCAACGGCGTCTCGTACCGGGGCTGGCTCCCATCCCAAGACCCCTACAGCCCCTCTCCACCCATTGGAGTCGGCTGGGAAACCCCCAATCTGAGCAACGGCTTCGTTACCCCCGAAGAAGCCTCCACCGATGCGATTATCTGTCATAAGGAGGCAACCCCAGCCCGCGGGCACGCCACTGTCGCAGCAGGAGACAAGATTTACATCCAGTGGCAGCCTATCCCGTGGCCTGACTCACATCACGGCCCGGTGTTGGACTATCTCGCCCCCTGCAATGGGGACTGCCAGACAGTCGACAAGAACAGCctcgagttcttcaagaTCTCCGGCGTCGGCCTGATTGACGGCTCCTCTCCGCCGGGCTACTGGGCggatgatgagctgatcGAGAACGGAAACGGATGGCTCGTCCAGATCCCCGCCGATATCAAGCCGGGAAATTACGTGCTCCGGCACGAGATCATCGCGCTGCACGGTGCGGGTAGCCAGAACGGGGCACAACTGTACCCGCAGTGCTTCAATCTGAAGATCACCGGGTCGGGCACTGCTGAGCCGGCCGGTGTTCCAGGGCCCGAACTCTACTCGCCTACAGACCCAGGCATTCTGATCAACATCTACCAGGTCCTGACAGATTATGTTGTGCCTGGACCGACGCCAATCCCGCAGGCCGTTGAGGTTGCGCAGTCTTCGTCGGTGATCACAGCAACAGGAACGCCGACGCCGGTATAG
- a CDS encoding MBL fold metallo-hydrolase (transcript_id=CADANIAT00005245) — protein MQHITIDPKKVQPPTRDGTAKDTPEHLPVAKASNTHPTKPGGENASIYFVGTATTIIEWQGVRIMTDPNFLHAGDHVHLGPGVTSARRTNPAVDLHELPRIDLVLLSHYHGDHFDQHVEASLRRNLPIVTTGHAKKILTSKGPESFTSIYDLEPFQQMMINIASETEQAHTPSLRVTGMPGKHIPMAKPVEKLNELVGAIPPTNGWIVELGHGKDASSFKPGYRIYISGDTLMFDELKEIPKRYGEHNIDLMLIHLGGTTVPSPAMSPLTLMVTMDGKQGVELMQLVKPDVTIPIHYDDYDVFASPLSDFKEQVEKAGLGGGVVYLDRGEEYRFAVRD, from the exons ATGCAGCACATAACAATAGACCCAAAGAAGGTGCAGCCGCCGACCCGCGACGGTACTGCGAAAGATACACCGGAGCACCTGCCAGTCGCCAAAGCCAGCAACACCCACCCGACCAAGCCTGGTGGAGAGAATGCGTCAATCTATTTCGTAGGGACGGCTACTACTATCAT AGAATGGCAAGGGGTCAGGATCATGACGGAT ccaaatTTCCTCCACGCTGGCGACCATGTCCATCTGGGTCCCGGCGTCACATCAGCACGCAGGACGAATCCCGCGGTGGACCTGCACGAGTTGCCGCGGATCGATCTGGTGCTGTTGTCGCATTATCATGG CGACCATTTCGACCAACACGTCGAAGCATCTCTGCGGCGCAATCTTCCAATCGTGACCACTGGCCACGCCAAGAAGATTTTGACCTCGAAAGGGCCGGAGTCTTTCACAAGCATATACGACCTCGAGCCGTTTCAACAGATGATGATAAACATTGCCTCGGAGACCGAGCAGGCGCACACGCCCAGTCTACGAGTTACCGGTATGCCGGGCAAGCATATCCCTATGGCAAAACCGGTTGAGAAACTTAACGAGTTGGTCGGCGCG ATCCCCCCAACAAACGGCTGGATAGTCGAACTCGGTCACGGTAAAGACGCCTCTTCATTCAAGCCTGGCTACCGCATCTACATATCTGGGGATACCCTGATGTTCGACGAGCTGAAGGAGATCCCCAAGCGATACGGCGAGCATAATATTGACTTGATGCTGATCCATCTCGGCGGGACGACTGTGCCGTCGCCGGCAATGTCCCCGTTAACCCTGATGGTGACCATGGACGGGAAGCAGGGGGTGGAGTTGATGCAGCTGGTAAAGCCGGATGTAACGATTCCGATCCATTACGATGACTACGATGTCTTTGCGAGTCCGCTGAGTGATTTTAAAGAGCAGGTCGAGAAGGCTGGACTTGGGGGCGGGGTTGTGTATCTGGACCGAGGGGAGGAGTATCGGTTTGCCGTGAGGGATTAG